From Rhodovibrio salinarum DSM 9154:
CACCCGCCCCTTGTTGCATGGGTCGCGGTGGGTTTGCCTTGCGCGTGCCCGAATCGTCGTGCCCAATCGCCGGGGCAATATCGTGACCGCCCTTGCCTAACCGCTGCCTCACGGATATCCGTTCGCGCGATGAGCCTCGGTCTTCAAGAAACCCGCATGCGCCGCAAGCGCCAACGGCGCTGGTCGATGATCAAGTGGCTCTTGATCCTCGCCGCGCTGGGGGCTGCCTTCTATTTCGCCTACGAGACCGCCCGGCAGCTCGCTCGAATCGAGGTTGAGCAGCTGGAGGATCGGGTCGCCACCCTGGAAAACCGGTTGCAGGACTCAGGCGAGGAAAAACGCGCTCTGCGCAACGATCTGGAAGCCACCCAGGAAAAGCTCGCCCAGTGGCGTCAGCGCTACCAGCAAGAGGTCCCTGAAGGGGAGCCCGCCGAATTGCTCGACTTGGTCCGCGCGCGCCTGGAAGAGGGCGTCTCGGCCGATCGACTCGGCTTCGTGATTCACAAGGCAAGCACCGAGCGCGAATGCACCGGCGGGCCAGTGACCAAGCGGTTCATCGTCCAGACGCCGCTGTCGACCGGGGCCAGCAGTTCCGTGTCCTTCGCCAGCCGCCGGATCACCGTAACCGCCGGCGGCCCTTCCGCGACCAACGCACAAGGCCAGCCGGAAGCTTGGTACGATCCAAGCGCGGAACTCACCGCGACCTTCTACCGCGTCGGTGGGGAGAACGAGCAGGTCAAGGGCAAGCTGCCGATCAACTACTCGGTGGTGATCGGCGACCAGGAGCACCGCTTCACCATTACCGAGGGCGACAACCGCGCCTTCGCCCGGGTGACATGGGAAAGTTGCGCCTACCCCTAGGCCGCCGCGGCATCTGACGGCCTCTTTACAACGCGCACGTCGGATCGCTACCTGTCCCCGATCATCGTGACGAGCGGGGAGGTCCTGTCATGGCGTCCGGTTCGCAAACGACGCGTTCCAAGCAGACCTGGTTTACCAACACCGATGTCGCCGACGATGCCGGCAACGGGCCAACGGCCGCGTTCGTCGCCGGGCAAGTGGTGATCGCCTTCGTCCTGATGCTGATCGTCACGTTGGCCGAACCAGGGATTTACCTGCGCAGCGCAGCGTTCCTGGGGGCGCATGCACTGGCCGCCGGTATCGCCTATCGTACCCTGGTCGCCCCGCGCCTGCCCGACCAGGATGGCGCGCTGAAGCGTCAGGTCGAGAAGGTCGCTGCCGGCTTCGCCACCTTCGCGGTCGCCAAACACCTGCTGCTGCTGATCCTGGGCCGGCTAGGAACCCTGACCGGCGGTCTTGACCAGGCATTGGTCTGGGCGGTCGACGTCGCCTACCTGAACAGCTCCCTGCTGCCCGACGTCGCGGCGCTGGCGGTGATCGCGCTGACGGTGAACGCCGTCGAGAAGGCTCGCTCCGGGCACATCTAGGCAGCCGCTGCACAGCCCTGCGTTCGCGTTTGGTACACACGGTGCGACTCGGACGACTCGACTCATGACCCTGTTTTGTTCATGATATAGTCCAGTTTCGTACCCGCTCGACTCCGATTCGCCCTGACCGGCGGTTAATCGCTGGCCAGCGATGAAAGCGTGGAACCGACAACAGGGGCTGTCATGGCCGCGCCCGACACCTTCGCTCCGTCCGACTCGTTACCGACCGCACCTGTGGGCGCGTCCGATGACACCGATGAAGAGATCCTCGGCGGGCTGCAGCCGGGTCAGCGGCTGGCGCGCGGCGTTTGCCGGGCGTTCGCGCGCCATGGCTGGGGCACGCTGACCGAGTTCACGCTAAAAGGCGGCCGACGCGCCGATGTCATTGCGCTCGACGGCCAGGGCGGGATCACGATCGTGGAGGTCAAGTCCTCGCGCGCTGACTTCCGCGCCGATGCCAAGTGGCAGACGTATCTCGAATTCTGCGACCGCTTCTACTTCGCGGTCCCGCCCGACTTCCCGCGCGATCTGCTGCCGCAGGACTGCGGCATCCTGGTGGCCGATCCCTACGACGCGCAGACGGTGCAATCGCCTACCGAATCGAAGCTTCACGCCAGCCGTCGCCGCGCGGTGACCCTGCGCTTCGCCCAGGTCGCCAGCCAGCGCCTGTTGCGCGCCCAGGACCCGACGGCGTTCGCCGGGGATGTTTAGCCCGCTTTTCTCACCAGGGCTTCTGAGCCGTCGTCGTGGGGTGCAGTCGACGGTTGCTGTGTGATCCAGAGCGACGCAGGCATGCCTGATCCTTGCGCCGCGTGGGCGCTACCAGGTCAGTTCGGGTCCAGCGTTGTTGATTGGCGGGTGACGGTAGCGCGGGTCGCGCGGATCAACGGCACAATCGGGCGTGCGCCAGGGCGAACTCCTCAGCATAGGGGCAGGCGGAGGCCATGGCG
This genomic window contains:
- a CDS encoding MmcB family DNA repair protein; the protein is MAAPDTFAPSDSLPTAPVGASDDTDEEILGGLQPGQRLARGVCRAFARHGWGTLTEFTLKGGRRADVIALDGQGGITIVEVKSSRADFRADAKWQTYLEFCDRFYFAVPPDFPRDLLPQDCGILVADPYDAQTVQSPTESKLHASRRRAVTLRFAQVASQRLLRAQDPTAFAGDV